The Triticum aestivum cultivar Chinese Spring chromosome 7B, IWGSC CS RefSeq v2.1, whole genome shotgun sequence genome window below encodes:
- the LOC123161721 gene encoding ribonuclease Y-like, producing the protein MLPMGHGCSSPAGMCSAPPLHFSNNSIDWKAAQELLQGLTASQERLFAAKEPSDVVASGFLATLEALNYVTFSLGYAVDVDKKLESAELDNAALREQLEKTKAELVESKREAEADREKAKAELVVWKRAAEEDREKAKAELATVKRSAEEELQKVKAQLESSKAAEQRMLQRLEQRALEGAPHGGRHGACGATETKPPQVVLIDD; encoded by the exons atgctgcccatgggccatggCTGCTCGTCGCCTGCCGGAATGTGTTCGGCACCGCCACTGCACTTCTCCAACAACAGCATCGACTGGAAGGCCGCACAGGAGCTGCTGCAGGGTCTCACGGCGTCCCAAGAGCGCTTGTTCGCAGCCAAGGAGCCTTCAGATGTCGTTGCATCTGGCTTTCTGGCCACGCTCGAG GCCTTGAATTACGTAACGTTCTCTTTGGGGTATGCTGTGGATGTGGACAAGAAACTGGAGTCGGCGGAGCTTGACAACGCAGCATTGCGGGAACAGCTAGAGAAGACAAAGGCCGAGCTCGTGGAGTCGAAGCGTGAGGCAGAAGCGGACCGGGAGAAGGCAAAGGCCGAGCTCGTGGTGTGGAAACGGGCAGCAGAAGAAGACCGGGAGAAGGCAAAGGCCGAGCTCGCCACGGTCAAACGGTCGGCCGAGGAGGAGCTGCAGAAGGTGAAGGCACAGCTGGAGAGCAGCAAGGCGGCGGAGCAGCGCATGCTACAGCGTCTAGAGCAGCGCGCACTGGAGGGTGCACCGCACGGAGGACGACATGGTGCGTGTGGCGCCACAGAGACCAAGCCGCCCCAGGTCGTGCTGATTGATGATTAG